A single window of Melospiza georgiana isolate bMelGeo1 chromosome 19, bMelGeo1.pri, whole genome shotgun sequence DNA harbors:
- the YWHAE gene encoding 14-3-3 protein epsilon, with translation MDDREDLVYQAKLAEQAERYDEMVESMKKVAGMDVELTVEERNLLSVAYKNVIGARRASWRIISSIEQKEENKGGEDKLKMIREYRQMVETELKLICCDILDVLDKHLIPAANTGESKVFYYKMKGDYHRYLAEFATGNDRKEAAENSLVAYKAASDIAMTELPPTHPIRLGLALNFSVFYYEILNSPDRACRLAKAAFDDAIAELDTLSEESYKDSTLIMQLLRDNLTLWTSDMQGDGEEQNKEALQDVEDENQ, from the exons AAATGGTTGAATCAATGAAGAAGGTGGCTGGCATGGACGTGGAGTTGACAGTGGAAGAAAGAAACCTGCTTTCTGTTGCATATAAAAATGTGATTGGAGCCAGGAGAGCTTCCTGGAGAATAATCAGCAGCATtgaacagaaagaagaaaacaaaggtgGAGAAGACAAATTAAAAATGATTCGGGAATATCGGCAAATG GTTGAGACTGAACTGAAGTTAATCTGTTGTGACATTCTGGATGTACTGGACAAACACCTCATTCCAGCAGCTAACACTGGCGAGTCCAAGGTTTTCTATTACAAAAT GAAGGGGGACTACCATAGGTATCTGGCTGAGTTTGCCACAGGAAATGACAGGAAGGAGGCTGCAGAGAACAGCTTGGTGGCTTACAAAGCTGCTAGTGACATTGCAATGACAGAACTCCCACCAACACATCCCATCCGCTTAGGACTCGCGCTCAACTTCTCTGTATTCTACTATGAAATTCTCAATTCTCCTGATCGTGCCTGCAG GTTGGCAAAAGCAGCTTTTGATGATGCTATTGCAGAACTGGATACACTGAGTGAAGAAAGCTATAAGGACTCTACACTTATCATGCAGTTGTTACGTGATAACCTGACACTATGGACTTCAGACATGCAGGGTGATG GTGAAGAACAGAATAAAGAAGCGTTGCAGGATGTGGAAGATGAAAACCAGTGA
- the MYO1C gene encoding unconventional myosin-Ic encodes MESALTARDRVGVQDFVLLENFTSEAAFIENLRKRFKENLIYTYIGSVLVSVNPYKELEIYTKQNMERYRGVSFYEVSPHLYAIADNSYRSLRTERRDQCILISGESGAGKTEATKKILQYYAVTCPASQQVETVKDRLLQSNPVLEAFGNAKTLRNDNSSRFGKYMDVQFDYRGAPVGGHILNYLLEKSRVVHQNHGERNFHIFYQLLEGGEEDLLRRLGLEKNPQQYHYLVKGHCARVSSINDKNEWKIMRRALSVIGFNDTEVEDLLSIVASVLHLGNVQFAADEQGNAQVTTENQIKYLARLLAVDGSVLRDALIHKKIIAKGEELVSPLNLEQAAYARDALAKAVYGRTFSWLVSKVNKSLAYKEEKFPGWRSTTVLGLLDIYGFEVFQHNSFEQFCINYCNEKLQQLFIELTLKSEQEEYESEGIAWEPVQYFNNKIICDLVEEKFKGIISILDEECLRPGDATDTTFLEKLEETVKNHPHFLTHKLADQKTRKSLGREEFRLSHYAGDVTYSVAGFLDKNNDLLFRNLKETMCNSENPIINQCFDRTELTDKKRPETAATQFKNSLSKLMEILMSKEPSYIRCMKPNDAKQAERFDEVLIRHQVKYLGLMENLRVRRAGFAYRRKYEVFLQRYKSLCPETWPTWDGRPHDGVAVLVKHLGYKPEEYKMGRTKIFIRFPKTLFATEDALEVRKQSLATKMQATWRGFYRRKKFLTMKRSAITIQSWWRGTLGRRKAAKRKWAVETIRRFIKGFIYRNHPRCPENEYFLDYIRFSFLMNLKRNLPKNVLDKSWPTPPPSLCEASQLLRRLCMQNMVWTYCKRISPEWKQQLEQKVIASEIFKGKKDNYPQSVPRLFINTRLGREEINAKVLQALENEALKYAVPVVKYDRKGYKARARQLLLTHSSAIVVEESKIKQRIDYSRLTGISVSSLSDNLFVLHVHCEDNKQKGDVVLQSDHVIETLTKTAILANKINNVNINQGSIKFTVGQGKEGIIDFISGSELLIAKAKNGHLTVVAPRLNSR; translated from the exons ctacGCCATCGCGGATAACTCGTACCGCTCCCTGCGCACCGAGAGGAGGGACCAGTGCATCCTCATCTCCGGAGAGAGCGGCGCCGGCAAGACCGAGGCCACCAAGAAGATCCTGCAGTACTACGCTGTCACCTGCCCCGCCAGCCAGCAGGTCGAGACCGTCAAGGACCGGCTGCTGCAGTCCAACCCCGTCCTGGAG gCCTTTGGAAATGCAAAAACCCTTCGGAATGACAACTCCAGTCGGTTTGGGAAGTACATGGATGTGCAGTTTGATTACAGG GGGGCTCCTGTTGGGGGCCACATCTTGAACTACCTCCTGGAGAAATCCCGAGTTGTGCACCAGAACCACGGCGAGAGGAACTTCCACATCTTCTaccagctgctggagggaggggaggaggacCTGCTCAGGAGGCTGGGCCTTGAGAAGAACCCACAGCAGTATCACTATTTAGTAAAG GGTCACTGTGCAAGAGTGAGTTCCATAAATGACAAAAATGAGTGGAAGATCATGAGGAGAGCCCTGTCTGTTATCGGCTTCAATGACACTGAGGTGGAG GATTTGCTGAGCATTGTGGCCAgtgtcctgcacctggggaatGTCCAGTTTGCTGCTGAtgagcagggaaatgctcaGGTCACTACAGAGAACCAGATTAAATACCTGGCCAGG ctgctggcagtggaTGGCTCAGTTCTTCGGGATGCCCTGATCCACAAGAAGATCATAGCAAAAGGGGAGGAG CTGGTGAGTCCCCTGAACCTGGAGCAGGCAGCCTATGCCAGGGATGCCCTCGCCAAGGCCGTCTACGGCCGCACCTTCTCCTGGCTGGTCAGCAAGGTCAACAAATCCCTGGCTTACAAG GAAGAGAAATTTCCAGGCTGGAGAAGTACAACAGTTCTAGGATTGCTGGACATCTATGGGTTTGAGGTTTTCCAGCACAACAG ctttGAGCAGTTTTGTATTAATTATTGcaatgaaaagctgcagcagctcttcatAGAGCTGACCCTGAAGTCAGAGCAGGAGGAGTACGAGTCCGAGGGCATCGCG TGGGAACCAGTTCAGTATttcaataacaaaataatttgtgaTTTGGTGGAAGAGAAATTCAAAGGCATCATTTCTATTTTG GATGAGGAGTGTCTGAGACCTGGGGATGCCACAGACACGACATTCTTGGAGAAACTGGAGGAGACTGTGAAGAACCACCCTCATTTTCTCAC GCACAAACTTGCTGACCAGAAGACGCGCAAGTCGCTGGGGCGGGAGGAATTCCGGCTCTCACACTATGCTGGGGATGTCACCTATAGTGTTGCAG GTTTTCTAGATAAAAACAATGACCTTCTCTTCAGGAACCTGAAGGAG ACCATGTGCAACTCAGAGAACCCCATCATAAACCAGTGCTTTGATAGGACAGAGCTGACAGACAAAAAGAGACCTGAAACG gcAGCAACTCAGTTCAAAAACAGcctctccaaactcatggaaaTCCTGATGTCCAAAGAGCCCTCCTACATTCGCTGCATGAAACCCAATGATGCCAAACAGGCTG agaggtttgATGAAGTCCTGATCCGGCACCAGGTGAAGTACCTGGGGCTGATGGAGAATCTCCGCGTGCGCAGGGCCGGCTTCGCCTACCGCAGGAAATACGAGGTGTTCCTGCAGAG GTACAAATCCCTGTGTCCAGAGACGTGGCCCACATGGGATGGGCGGCCCCACGatggggtggctgtgctggtcAAGCACCTTGGCTACAAACCAGAAGAATACAAAATGGGACG AACAAAGATTTTTATCCGCTTTCCCAAGACCTTGTTTGCCACAGAAGATGCTCTGGAAGTGAGGAAACAGAGTCTGG CCACAAAAATGCAGGCGACGTGGAGAGGATTCTACCGCCGGAAGAAATTCCTGACCATGAAACGCTCAG CCATCACCATCCAGTCCTGGTGGAGGGGAACCCTGGGACGCCGAAAAGCTGCCAAGAGGAAATGGGCAGTGGAGACAATCAGGAG GTTCATTAAAGGCTTCATCTACCGGAACCACCCGCGGTGCCCAGAGAACGAGTATTTCCTGGATTACATCCGATTCTCCTTCCTCATGAACCTCAAGAGGAACTTACCAAAAAATGTCCTGGACAAATCGTGGCCAACTCCTCCCCCATCACTCTGTGAG GCGTCGCAGCTCCTGCGCAGGCTCTGCATGCAGAACATGGTCTGGACCTACTGCAAGAGGATCAGccccgagtggaagcagcag TTGGAACAAAAAGTAATTGCCAGTGAGATATTCAAGGGTAAAAAAGACAATTATCCTCAGAGTGTTCCCAGGCTCTTCATCAACACTCGACTGG GTagagaagaaataaatgctAAAGTCCTTCAAGCATTAGAAAATGAAGCACTTAAG TATGCAGTGCCCGTGGTCAAGTACGACAGGAAGGGCTACAAGGCGAGGGCTcggcagctgctgctcacccaCAGCTCGGCCATCGTGGTGGAGGAGTCCAAGATCAAGCAGCGCATCGACTACTCCAGGCTGACAG GCATCTCCGTCAGCAGCCTGAGTGACAACTTGTTTGTGCTGCACGTGCACTGTGAGGACAACAAGCAGAAG GGTGATGTTGTTCTGCAGAGTGACCACGTGATTGAGACACTGACAAAAACAGCAATTCTGGCCAACAAAATCAACAATGTCAACATCAACCAGGGCAG catAAAGTTCACAGTGGGACAAGGCAAAGAAGGGATCATCGACTTCATCTcgggctcagagctgctcatAGCCAAAGCCAAGAACGGGCATCTAACAGTG GTGGCTCCTCGGCTGAATTCCCGATGA